One window from the genome of Amaranthus tricolor cultivar Red isolate AtriRed21 chromosome 9, ASM2621246v1, whole genome shotgun sequence encodes:
- the LOC130824380 gene encoding vacuolar sorting protein 3 isoform X2, with amino-acid sequence MAKKLEPSKSRTVLEFLAHFDLPLSSLNSFSSIAIVTLSDTQIVIYAGTHSGSLLLLTLNPNVDPSSGGDKVKLVRYVSISHSAIESIHVIALIVVAGEGKMELYHKRSGTCVQAFSFGGGIGTSSCFLADEENGNGKYVAVATSSKILCYRKIPSEEQIKYLLRKKNFKEVISLVEELEIDGDMSGDMLSFVHAQVGFLLLFDLHFKEAVDHFLFSETMQPSEIFPFVIQDPNRWSLLVPRNRYWGLHPPPIHVENVVEDGLLAIQRAAFLKKAGVDTPVDDEFLLNPPSRADLLESAYSNFIRYFQVMRDKDLNQPVKEGVDTLLMYLYRILNCTEEMEKLASSENSCVVEELETLLEESGHLRTLAFLYANKGINSKALAIWRVLARNCLSDAHEDPAETGDLTDSNTALVSGRETAAIEASKILEESADVDSILQHLGWISEVDEELAIRVLTSQKRISPLPPDDVVGAIDPRKIVILQRYLQWLIEDQDSTDTQFHTLYALSLAKTALESLETDVSLHAVNKSIKGQNNFIIGRDSLSENPVRERLQFFLHSSDLYDAEEVLELIEGSELWLEKAILYRKLGQETLVLQILALKLEDSEAAEQYCVELGRPDAYMQLLDMYLDPQNGKEPMFNAAVRLLHNHGESLDPLQVLKRLSPDMPLQLASETILRMLRARLHHYHQGKIVHSLSRAVDADARLARLEERARYVQINDESLCDSCHARLGTKLFAMYPDDSIVCYKCSRRLGESTSVTRRNFKKDILIKPGWLVSR; translated from the exons ATGGCGAAAAAACTAGAACCCTCTAAGTCGAGGACAGTTCTAGAATTTCTTGCGCACTTTGACCTTCCATTGTCTTCACTGAATTCTTTCAGTTCCATTGCCATTGTTACTCTCTCTGATACTCAGATTGTAATTTACGCTGGAACTCATTCTGGCTCTCTCCTTTTACTGACCCTAAACCCTAATGTCGACCCATCATCTGGTGGTGACAAGGTGAAGCTTGTAAGATATGTATCAATCAGTCACTCTGCTATTGAGTCCATTCATGTTATTGCTCTAATTG TGGTTGCTGGTGAGGGAAAGATGGAGTTGTATCATAAAAGATCAGGAACATGTGTTCAAGCTTTTTCGTTTGGCGGTGGCATTGGAACGAGTAGTTGTTTTCTTGCTGACGAGGAGAACGGGAATGGAAAATATGTTGCTGTTGCTACATCCTCCAAG ATATTATGCTACCGTAAAATACCATCTGAAGAACAAATCAAATATCTCttgaggaagaagaattttAAGGAAGTGATATCATTAGTTGAGGAGCTTGAGATTGATGGTGACATGTCCGGTGATATGCTATCTTTTGTTCATGCTCAAGTGGGGTTCCTTTTGCTGTTTGACTTACATTTTAAGGAAGCAGTTGATCATTTCCTATTCTCAGAAACCATGCAGCCATCTGAGATATTTCCTTTTGTTATACAAGACCCCAACAGATGGTCTTTGCTG GTTCCTAGGAATAGGTATTGGGGTTTACATCCACCCCCAATACATGTTGAGAATGTTGTGGAAGATGGTCTGTTGGCTATCCAAAGAGCAGCTTTTTTGAAGAAAGCAGGAGTGGATACTCCTGTAGATGATGAGTTTCTTTTGAATCCACCAAGCAGGGCTGATCTTTTGGAGTCAGCTTATAGTAATTTTATTAG GTATTTTCAAGTTATGCGGGATAAAGATCTTAATCAACCTGTGAAGGAAGGTGTTGATACACTCTTAATGTATCTATACAGAATCCTGAATTGCACCGAAGAGATGGAGAAGCTGGCATCATCTGAAAATAGCTGTGTTGTA GAGGAGTTGGAAACATTGCTAGAAGAATCTGGGCATTTAAGGACCCTTGCTTTTCTTTATGCGAATAAAGGGATAAATTCAAAGGCCTTAGCTATTTGGCGTGTTTTAGCTAGAAATTGTTTATCTGATGCACACGAAGACCCTGCCGAAACTGGTGACTTGACTGATTCAAATACAGCACTAGTTTCCGGCAGGGAAACGGCAGCCATTGAAGCTTCTAAAATCCTGGAGGAGTCCGCTGATGTGGATTCAATTCTGCAGCATCTTGGATGG ATTTCAGAAGTTGATGAGGAACTTGCTATTCGAGTATTAACATCCCAAAAACGTATCAGTCCACTTCCTCCTG ATGATGTAGTAGGTGCTATCGATCCAAGAAAAATAGTGATCCTACAAAG ATATTTACAGTGGTTGATTGAGGATCAAGACTCTACTGACACTCAGTTTCATACATTGTATGCTCTTTCTCTTGCCAAAACAGCTCTTGAAAGCCTGGAGACAGATGTTTCTCTGCATGCTGTCAACAAGAGCATTAAGGGGcaaaataactttattattGGAAGGGATTCGTTATCTGAAAATCCTGTTCGAGAAAGATTACAGTTCTTTTTACATTCTTCTGATCTGTATGATGCTGAAGAGGTTCTTGAGCTGATTGAAGGGTCAGAATTATGGCTTGAAAAG GCTATTTTATACCGGAAGTTAGGTCAGGAAACGTTGGTGCTTCAGATATTGGCATT GAAGCTAGAAGACAGTGAAGCTGCTGAACAGTATTGCGTTGAACTTGGTAGACCAGATGCCTATATGCA GTTGCTTGATATGTATTTGGATCCTCAGAATGGCAAAGAGCCAATGTTTAATGCTGCTGTTCGCCTTCTTCACAATCATGGAGAATCACTTGATCCCCTGCAAGTCTTAAAG AGATTGTCACCTGATATGCCCCTCCAACTTGCATCAGAAACTATATTAAGAATGTTGAGAGCTCgacttcatcattatcatcaaggAAAG ATAGTGCATAGTCTTTCCCGAGCTGTAGACGCCGATGCTAGGCTTGCAAGACTTGAGGAGAGAGCACGGTATGTGCAAATCAATGATGAGAGCTTATGTGATTCGTGCCATGCTCGTCTTGGAACGAAGCTCTTTGCAATGTATCCAGATGATTCCATTGTCTGTTACAAG TGCTCTCGTCGCTTAGGGGAATCTACTTCAGTAACACGGCGTAATTTCAAGAAGGATATATTGATTAAACCTGGTTGGCTCGTCTCCAGATAG
- the LOC130824381 gene encoding alcohol dehydrogenase-like 6 isoform X1 translates to MDSSSHTQSQIITCKAAVAWGPGQDLVMEDVELSPPQSMEIRIKVVCTSLCRSDLSAWQSQSQELFPRIFGHEASGIVESVGEGVTEFQEGDHVLTLFTGECMTCKHCKSSESNMCQVLGLERRGVMHSDQKTRFTIKGKPVYHYCAVSSFSEYTVVHSGCAVKVRPDAPLEKLCLFSCGVAAGLGAAWKVANISKESTVVIFGLGTVGLSVALGAKIRGASQIIGVDTNSDKFERARLFGITDCLNPTDHDEPIHQVIKRMTNGGADYAFECVGDTRTVTTALLSCCDGWGLTVTLGVPKMDPEVRAHYGLLLSGRTLKGTLFGGWKPKSELPKLMDMYIRKEIPLDEFITHNLQFVDINKAFDLMNGGKCLRCVIHMPN, encoded by the exons ATGGATTCATCATCTCATACTCAGTCTCAGATTATTACCTGCAAAG CTGCTGTGGCATGGGGACCTGGTCAAGATTTGGTAATGGAAGATGTTGAACTTAGTCCACCACAATCCATGGAAATTCGGATCAAAGTTGTTTGTACTTCTCTTTGTCGTAGTGATCTTTCCGCTTGGCAATCACAATCTCAG GAACTCTTCCCTCGGATTTTTGGCCATGAAGCATCTGG AATTGTTGAGAGTGTGGGGGAAGGAGTGACAGAATTCCAAGAGGGTGATCATGTGCTGACATTATTTACGGGAGAGTGTATGACATGCAAACATTGCAAGTCTAGTGAAAGCAATATGTGTCAGGTTCTTGGTTTGGAAAGAAGAGGTGTAATGCACAGTGACCAGAAGACACGGTTTACAATCAAGGGAAAACCTGTTTATCATTATTGTGCCGTATCCAGTTTCAGTGAGTATACTGTCGTTCACTCTGGTTGCGCTGTGAAAGTGAGACCTGATGCTCCTTTGGAAAAATTGTGTCTTTTCAGTTGTGGAGTAGCTGCTG GTCTAGGTGCTGCTTGGAAAGTTGCAAATATATCAAAAGAGTCAACCGTAGTGATTTTTGGCCTTGGAACTGTCGGACTTTCT GTAGCTCTGGGTGCCAAAATAAGAGGAGCTTCTCAAATTATAGGCGTTGACACAAACTCCGACAAGTTTGAGAGAG CAAGATTATTTGGAATAACAGACTGTCTTAATCCAACAGACCATGATGAACCTATACATCAG GTCATTAAACGCATGACTAACGGAGGAGCAGATTATGCATTTGAGTGTGTGGGTGACACCAGAACTGTAACAACAGCTTTGCTGTCATGTTGTGAT GGATGGGGTTTGACTGTTACTCTTGGTGTGCCAAAGATGGATCCTGAAGTGAGAGCTCATTATGGATTGCTTCTTTCAGGGAGAACATTGAAGGGAACTCTTTTTGGAGGGTGGAAACCTAAGTCAGAACTTCCTAAATTGATGGACATGTACATAAGGAAG GAAATCCCATTAGATGAATTCATCACACATAATCTTCAATTTGTGGACATAAACAAAGCATTTGATCTTATGAACGGAGGGAAGTGCCTACGCTGTGTCATTCACATGCCTAATTAG
- the LOC130824380 gene encoding vacuolar sorting protein 3 isoform X1: protein MAKKLEPSKSRTVLEFLAHFDLPLSSLNSFSSIAIVTLSDTQIVIYAGTHSGSLLLLTLNPNVDPSSGGDKVKLVRYVSISHSAIESIHVIALIGKILVLSDGFLYLVDLQLLQPVKRLGIFKGVNVIARRVCTSESGNYSWIYEEDSSNSSVGGRLIKKLSVGSRSKGLKIKEFDFGGDDNGGGVGACLFVVAMVKKLVFIKLNSGSDNGGDSDGQYGSFSVLKEMPCIEGVKAIAWLDDSLFLGTDNAYSLMSCVTGHVNLIFSLPEMSISPPCLKSLSKEKKVLLLVDNAGIIVDSYGQPVGGSLVFGCTPLAIAEFSSYVVVAGEGKMELYHKRSGTCVQAFSFGGGIGTSSCFLADEENGNGKYVAVATSSKILCYRKIPSEEQIKYLLRKKNFKEVISLVEELEIDGDMSGDMLSFVHAQVGFLLLFDLHFKEAVDHFLFSETMQPSEIFPFVIQDPNRWSLLVPRNRYWGLHPPPIHVENVVEDGLLAIQRAAFLKKAGVDTPVDDEFLLNPPSRADLLESAYSNFIRYFQVMRDKDLNQPVKEGVDTLLMYLYRILNCTEEMEKLASSENSCVVEELETLLEESGHLRTLAFLYANKGINSKALAIWRVLARNCLSDAHEDPAETGDLTDSNTALVSGRETAAIEASKILEESADVDSILQHLGWISEVDEELAIRVLTSQKRISPLPPDDVVGAIDPRKIVILQRYLQWLIEDQDSTDTQFHTLYALSLAKTALESLETDVSLHAVNKSIKGQNNFIIGRDSLSENPVRERLQFFLHSSDLYDAEEVLELIEGSELWLEKAILYRKLGQETLVLQILALKLEDSEAAEQYCVELGRPDAYMQLLDMYLDPQNGKEPMFNAAVRLLHNHGESLDPLQVLKRLSPDMPLQLASETILRMLRARLHHYHQGKIVHSLSRAVDADARLARLEERARYVQINDESLCDSCHARLGTKLFAMYPDDSIVCYKCSRRLGESTSVTRRNFKKDILIKPGWLVSR, encoded by the exons ATGGCGAAAAAACTAGAACCCTCTAAGTCGAGGACAGTTCTAGAATTTCTTGCGCACTTTGACCTTCCATTGTCTTCACTGAATTCTTTCAGTTCCATTGCCATTGTTACTCTCTCTGATACTCAGATTGTAATTTACGCTGGAACTCATTCTGGCTCTCTCCTTTTACTGACCCTAAACCCTAATGTCGACCCATCATCTGGTGGTGACAAGGTGAAGCTTGTAAGATATGTATCAATCAGTCACTCTGCTATTGAGTCCATTCATGTTATTGCTCTAATTGGTAAGATTTTAGTTCTTTCAGATGGGTTTTTGTATTTAGTTGATCTGCAATTATTACAACCCGTTAAAAGGTTAGGGATTTTCAAAGGTGTTAATGTGATTGCTAGAAGAGTTTGCACTTCTGAATCTGGAAATTATAGTTGGATTTATGAGGAGGATTCTAGTAATAGTAGTGTTGGTGGGAGGCTTATAAAGAAATTGAGTGTTGGAAGTAGATCAAAAGGTTTAAAGATAAAAGAATTTGATTTTGGCGGTGACGATAATGGTGGTGGTGTGGGTGCTTGCCTATTTGTTGTAGCAATGGTCAAAAAATTGGTTTTTATTAAGCTCAATTCAGGTAGTGATAATGGTGGAGATTCTGATGGGCAATACGGTTCGTTTTCGGTTTTGAAGGAAATGCCATGTATTGAAGGAGTAAAAGCGATAGCTTGGCTTGATGATTCATTATTTTTAGGGACTGATAATGCATATAGTTTAATGTCTTGTGTTACAGGGCATgtcaatttaatattttcactTCCTGAAATGTCGATTTCACCTCCTTGTCTTAAATCATTGTCAAAGGAAAAGAAGGTTCTTTTGTTGGTTGATAATGCTGGTATTATTGTAGATAGTTATGGTCAACCTGTTGGTGGTAGCTTGGTGTTTGGTTGTACTCCCCTTGCTATCGCTGAGTTTTCTTCATATGTAGTGGTTGCTGGTGAGGGAAAGATGGAGTTGTATCATAAAAGATCAGGAACATGTGTTCAAGCTTTTTCGTTTGGCGGTGGCATTGGAACGAGTAGTTGTTTTCTTGCTGACGAGGAGAACGGGAATGGAAAATATGTTGCTGTTGCTACATCCTCCAAG ATATTATGCTACCGTAAAATACCATCTGAAGAACAAATCAAATATCTCttgaggaagaagaattttAAGGAAGTGATATCATTAGTTGAGGAGCTTGAGATTGATGGTGACATGTCCGGTGATATGCTATCTTTTGTTCATGCTCAAGTGGGGTTCCTTTTGCTGTTTGACTTACATTTTAAGGAAGCAGTTGATCATTTCCTATTCTCAGAAACCATGCAGCCATCTGAGATATTTCCTTTTGTTATACAAGACCCCAACAGATGGTCTTTGCTG GTTCCTAGGAATAGGTATTGGGGTTTACATCCACCCCCAATACATGTTGAGAATGTTGTGGAAGATGGTCTGTTGGCTATCCAAAGAGCAGCTTTTTTGAAGAAAGCAGGAGTGGATACTCCTGTAGATGATGAGTTTCTTTTGAATCCACCAAGCAGGGCTGATCTTTTGGAGTCAGCTTATAGTAATTTTATTAG GTATTTTCAAGTTATGCGGGATAAAGATCTTAATCAACCTGTGAAGGAAGGTGTTGATACACTCTTAATGTATCTATACAGAATCCTGAATTGCACCGAAGAGATGGAGAAGCTGGCATCATCTGAAAATAGCTGTGTTGTA GAGGAGTTGGAAACATTGCTAGAAGAATCTGGGCATTTAAGGACCCTTGCTTTTCTTTATGCGAATAAAGGGATAAATTCAAAGGCCTTAGCTATTTGGCGTGTTTTAGCTAGAAATTGTTTATCTGATGCACACGAAGACCCTGCCGAAACTGGTGACTTGACTGATTCAAATACAGCACTAGTTTCCGGCAGGGAAACGGCAGCCATTGAAGCTTCTAAAATCCTGGAGGAGTCCGCTGATGTGGATTCAATTCTGCAGCATCTTGGATGG ATTTCAGAAGTTGATGAGGAACTTGCTATTCGAGTATTAACATCCCAAAAACGTATCAGTCCACTTCCTCCTG ATGATGTAGTAGGTGCTATCGATCCAAGAAAAATAGTGATCCTACAAAG ATATTTACAGTGGTTGATTGAGGATCAAGACTCTACTGACACTCAGTTTCATACATTGTATGCTCTTTCTCTTGCCAAAACAGCTCTTGAAAGCCTGGAGACAGATGTTTCTCTGCATGCTGTCAACAAGAGCATTAAGGGGcaaaataactttattattGGAAGGGATTCGTTATCTGAAAATCCTGTTCGAGAAAGATTACAGTTCTTTTTACATTCTTCTGATCTGTATGATGCTGAAGAGGTTCTTGAGCTGATTGAAGGGTCAGAATTATGGCTTGAAAAG GCTATTTTATACCGGAAGTTAGGTCAGGAAACGTTGGTGCTTCAGATATTGGCATT GAAGCTAGAAGACAGTGAAGCTGCTGAACAGTATTGCGTTGAACTTGGTAGACCAGATGCCTATATGCA GTTGCTTGATATGTATTTGGATCCTCAGAATGGCAAAGAGCCAATGTTTAATGCTGCTGTTCGCCTTCTTCACAATCATGGAGAATCACTTGATCCCCTGCAAGTCTTAAAG AGATTGTCACCTGATATGCCCCTCCAACTTGCATCAGAAACTATATTAAGAATGTTGAGAGCTCgacttcatcattatcatcaaggAAAG ATAGTGCATAGTCTTTCCCGAGCTGTAGACGCCGATGCTAGGCTTGCAAGACTTGAGGAGAGAGCACGGTATGTGCAAATCAATGATGAGAGCTTATGTGATTCGTGCCATGCTCGTCTTGGAACGAAGCTCTTTGCAATGTATCCAGATGATTCCATTGTCTGTTACAAG TGCTCTCGTCGCTTAGGGGAATCTACTTCAGTAACACGGCGTAATTTCAAGAAGGATATATTGATTAAACCTGGTTGGCTCGTCTCCAGATAG
- the LOC130824381 gene encoding alcohol dehydrogenase-like 6 isoform X2 — protein sequence MDSSSHTQSQIITCKAAVAWGPGQDLVMEDVELSPPQSMEIRIKVVCTSLCRSDLSAWQSQSQELFPRIFGHEASGIVESVGEGVTEFQEGDHVLTLFTGECMTCKHCKSSESNMCQVLGLERRGVMHSDQKTRFTIKGKPVYHYCAVSSFSEYTVVHSGCAVKVRPDAPLEKLCLFSCGVAAGLGAAWKVANISKESTVVIFGLGTVGLSVALGAKIRGASQIIGVDTNSDKFERARLFGITDCLNPTDHDEPIHQGWGLTVTLGVPKMDPEVRAHYGLLLSGRTLKGTLFGGWKPKSELPKLMDMYIRKEIPLDEFITHNLQFVDINKAFDLMNGGKCLRCVIHMPN from the exons ATGGATTCATCATCTCATACTCAGTCTCAGATTATTACCTGCAAAG CTGCTGTGGCATGGGGACCTGGTCAAGATTTGGTAATGGAAGATGTTGAACTTAGTCCACCACAATCCATGGAAATTCGGATCAAAGTTGTTTGTACTTCTCTTTGTCGTAGTGATCTTTCCGCTTGGCAATCACAATCTCAG GAACTCTTCCCTCGGATTTTTGGCCATGAAGCATCTGG AATTGTTGAGAGTGTGGGGGAAGGAGTGACAGAATTCCAAGAGGGTGATCATGTGCTGACATTATTTACGGGAGAGTGTATGACATGCAAACATTGCAAGTCTAGTGAAAGCAATATGTGTCAGGTTCTTGGTTTGGAAAGAAGAGGTGTAATGCACAGTGACCAGAAGACACGGTTTACAATCAAGGGAAAACCTGTTTATCATTATTGTGCCGTATCCAGTTTCAGTGAGTATACTGTCGTTCACTCTGGTTGCGCTGTGAAAGTGAGACCTGATGCTCCTTTGGAAAAATTGTGTCTTTTCAGTTGTGGAGTAGCTGCTG GTCTAGGTGCTGCTTGGAAAGTTGCAAATATATCAAAAGAGTCAACCGTAGTGATTTTTGGCCTTGGAACTGTCGGACTTTCT GTAGCTCTGGGTGCCAAAATAAGAGGAGCTTCTCAAATTATAGGCGTTGACACAAACTCCGACAAGTTTGAGAGAG CAAGATTATTTGGAATAACAGACTGTCTTAATCCAACAGACCATGATGAACCTATACATCAG GGATGGGGTTTGACTGTTACTCTTGGTGTGCCAAAGATGGATCCTGAAGTGAGAGCTCATTATGGATTGCTTCTTTCAGGGAGAACATTGAAGGGAACTCTTTTTGGAGGGTGGAAACCTAAGTCAGAACTTCCTAAATTGATGGACATGTACATAAGGAAG GAAATCCCATTAGATGAATTCATCACACATAATCTTCAATTTGTGGACATAAACAAAGCATTTGATCTTATGAACGGAGGGAAGTGCCTACGCTGTGTCATTCACATGCCTAATTAG